The sequence AGCATAAATTTAGAAGTTGACCGCCAGGCCGATCATGTAGTTGTTCATGGCTTCGGACGTGTTGACGTATTCAACATAGAGGTCCAGCTGGTTGTTCAGCTCGTACATTCCGGCAATACCGCCCGAGATCGCCACATCACCGCGTGAATGGAGCTCGTCCGCCAGGTTCGGAAGGATGAGACCGAATTTCGGACGGACTTTGAACGCAGAGCCCGGGATATCGATCGTGTAGGTCGCGTAGACGCCGAAGGTCGTGATGTCGATCTTGTTGTTGCTGTTGCTGATCTCCGGTGAAATCAGAGACGTACTCAGTTCCGCCTCAACGCCGAGATTGTTCAGAACGCTGTCAAGCTCAAGCCCGCCTTTGATCGCCAGGCCGACGCCGTCGTCCACATGTTTCGGCATCGCTTCGAGGCCGATACCCGCACCTACATAAAAGCCGTTGCTTCCCTGCTGCTGGGCATATGCCGAAGATGTCAGCAGCACTGCCGCCGCAATCGATACAATTTTTTTCATCAATTTATCCTTTCCGGTGTGATGGGCGGCATTATAGCACCATGAGATATAATGGCGGAAAAAAAGGAGAGCCCATGCGTAAGTTTTTCGGCTTTTTCATCCTCTTTGTTGCGGCAGCCGCCCTCTTCGGTGCGGCGAACAAGCACCCCCACGTGCTGCTTAAAACCACCCAGGGGACGATCGAACTCGAGATCCGCGAAGACCTCGCCCCCCTGGCGGCGGAGAACTTCCTGACCCATGTCAAAGAAGGCTACTACGACGGGATCATCTTTCACCGTATCATCAAAGGCTTTATGATCCAGGGCGGCGATCCGACCGGTACCGGCCGCGGCGGCGAATCCATCTGGCACAGACCGTTCAAAAACGAGTACGCCCCCAATGTCGTCTTCGACAAACCGGGGATCCTCGCCATGGCCAATGCCGGGCGCAATACCAACGGCAGCCAGTTCTTCA is a genomic window of Sulfurimonas sp. HSL1-2 containing:
- a CDS encoding outer membrane beta-barrel protein — encoded protein: MKKIVSIAAAVLLTSSAYAQQQGSNGFYVGAGIGLEAMPKHVDDGVGLAIKGGLELDSVLNNLGVEAELSTSLISPEISNSNNKIDITTFGVYATYTIDIPGSAFKVRPKFGLILPNLADELHSRGDVAISGGIAGMYELNNQLDLYVEYVNTSEAMNNYMIGLAVNF
- a CDS encoding peptidylprolyl isomerase, which translates into the protein MRKFFGFFILFVAAAALFGAANKHPHVLLKTTQGTIELEIREDLAPLAAENFLTHVKEGYYDGIIFHRIIKGFMIQGGDPTGTGRGGESIWHRPFKNEYAPNVVFDKPGILAMANAGRNTNGSQFFITTAAAPWLNGGYTIFGYVVKGMDVVYKLEGVRTGRQDRPLESQTILKASVAE